From one Culex quinquefasciatus strain JHB chromosome 3, VPISU_Cqui_1.0_pri_paternal, whole genome shotgun sequence genomic stretch:
- the LOC6041092 gene encoding solute carrier family 35 member C2 codes for MTNIKYERVKQTVDHEPQNEEIELEGETQMRRPKGGGGAGHLQYAVSTATSAAGRSSGGPSSHLKKKSFTNTIVVTLLLILCYFTLSIGLTFYQRLLLQKFKFPLMVVVYHLCIKLVLSGVVRAVMRCATKRKRIQLDWRTSLRKILPTGLASGIDIGFSNWGLELVQISLYTMTKSTTIVFILIFAILLKLEKKSWSLGAIVIMISGGLFLFTYKSTHFDALGFSFLLFASLSSGIRWSFAQLIMQKSKLGLHNPIDMIYHMQPWMILAVLPFTIGFEGKRIFEGLETLRQTDSSVVLDMWLRISVGAFIAFAMEVSEFLVLCSTSSLTLSVAGIFKEICQLVLAVELNGDQLSLTNVLGLVMCLGGICCHVVHKFWTYSDSSSSTASAVDGSSTRFDDYDDDDEDGVANPHPNGTGGTVPKYNAKFDLTTTARFKSGAGAQHRPLLLVNENRDAEDSDHLVVNNRNYLSDDSEHEGGDHDTQDVLFDILKRRER; via the exons ATGACCAACATCAAGTATGAACGCGTCAAGCAAACGGTCGACCACGAGCCCCAAAACGAGGAAATCGAACTGGAAGGTGAGACTCAAATGCGCCGCCCTAAGGGAGGCGGCGGCGCAGGTCACCTCCAGTACGCAGTCTCGACGGCAACTTCGGCAGCCGGTCGGAGTAGTGGCGGACCCAGCTCCCACCTCAAGAAGAAAAGCTTCACCAACACGATCGTGGTGACGCTGCTGCTGATCCTGTGCTATTTTACGCTCTCGATCGGGCTGACCTTCTACCAGCGGCTGCTGCTGCAAAAGTTCAAGTTCCCACTGATGGTGGTGGTGTACCACCTGTGCATCAAGCTAGTCCTGTCCGGGGTGGTGCGGGCGGTGATGCGGTGCGCCACCAAGCGGAAACGCATCCAGCTGGACTGGCGAACCTCGCTGCGGAAGATCCTGCCCACCGGACTGGCCAGCGGAATCGACATTGGGTTCTCCAACTGGGGGCTCGAGCTGGTGCAGATCTCACT GTACACTATGACCAAGTCAACCACGATCGTCTTCATTCTGATCTTTGCCATTCTGTTGAAGCTGGAGAAGAAG AGCTGGTCCTTGGGAGCGATCGTGATCATGATCTCCGGTGGTCTGTTTCTCTTCACGTACAAGTCGACCCACTTTGATGCGCTTGGGTTCTCCTTTCTGCTGTTTGCGTCCCTGTCCAGCGGCATCCGGTGGTCCTTTGCCCAGCTTATTATGCAGAAGAGCAAACTGGGCCTGCACAATCCCATCGACATGATCTACCACATGCAGCCGTGGATGATCTTGGCGGTGCTGCCGTTCACGATCGGATTTGAAG GCAAGCGAATCTTCGAAGGGCTGGAAACGCTCCGGCAGACGGACAGCTCCGTCGTGCTGGACATGTGGCTGCGGATCTCGGTGGGAGCGTTCATCGCGTTTGCCATGGAGGTGAGCGAGTTTCTGGTACTGTGCAGCACCTCCAGCTTGACGCTGTCGGTGGCCGGAATATTTAAG GAAATCTGCCAGCTGGTCTTGGCCGTGGAGCTGAACGGTGACCAGCTCAGCCTGACCAACGTGCTCGGACTAGTCATGTGCCTCGGAGGCATCTGCTGCCACGTGGTGCACAAGTTCTGGACCTACTCGGACAGCAGCTCGTCCACGGCGAGCGCCGTCGACGGTTCTTCCACGCGCTTCGACgattacgacgacgacgacgaggacggaGTGGCGAATCCACACCCCAACGGCACCGGTGGAACCGTGCCCAAGTACAACGCCAAATTCGACCTGACCACGACGGCACGGTTCAAATCCGGCGCAGGGGCCCAACACCGGCCGCTGCTGCTGGTCAACGAGAATCGAGACGCCGAAGACTCGGACCACCTGGTGGTGAACAACCGAAACTACCTGTCGGATGACAGCGAGCACGAGGGCGGGGATCACGACACGCAGGACGTGCTGTTTGACATTTTGAAACGACGCGAACGATAG
- the LOC6041093 gene encoding biogenesis of lysosome-related organelles complex 1 subunit 4 yields MAEELAPKYLSSSNLQTEIQPISTRIDEMLLRLEEFENLLAIVREESAVASQQNIPRIAAFRPEFDSLCERLDQLEKFVAMVSKNLDVVERQVQIAEEELDIPDKTINVLLKSLNIFGKPKPVERQTNRNGQGMYEAPTIFKTEDYFGGAGGKAKVIASGSSGVVTASDEGSSSRTTPLEEAEAADGDEDAKK; encoded by the exons ATGGCCGAAGAACTTGCCCCAAAGTATCTGAGCTCGTCGAATCTGCAAACTGAG ATCCAACCCATCTCGACGCGCATCGACGAGATGCTGCTTCGGCTGGAGGAGTTCGAAAACCTGCTGGCAATCGTACGAGAAGAGTCCGCCGTGGCATCACAGCAAAACATTCCCCGGATAGCGGCCTTCCGGCCCGAATTTGACAGCCTGTGCGAACGGCTGGACCAGCTGGAGAAGTTTGTCGCGATGGTGTCCAAAAACTTGGACGTGGTCGAACGGCAGGTGCAGATCGCCGAGGAGGAGCTGGACATTCCGGACAAGACGATCAACGTGCTGCTCAAGTCGCTGAACATCTTCGGCAAGCCAAAGCCGGTGGAGCGGCAAACGAACCGGAACGGCCAGGGGATGTACGAGGCGCCGACGATCTTCAAGACGGAGGATTACTTTGGTGGAGCAGGAGGGAAGGCGAAGGTGATTGCGAGTGGGAGTTCTGGAGTGGTGACGGCTAGCGATGAGGGAAGCAGTAGCAGGACGACACCATTGGAAGAGGCTGAAGCTGCCGATGGAGATGAGGATGCCAAAAAGTGA
- the LOC6041094 gene encoding zinc finger protein 2, with translation MPSCAVPTCAGADSRLVPFPQHSTLKIRWIRAIVAGTGLDLPARHLGRVCSWHFSDKSSGYAEPVRFQHQSGTIVTVSSCRFCQRFDDHAEMVPRDRLLKNEDLAFVVREVLKVSFSDDDLLVDICKRCNARLNSLAQWIDECGKKETEYRAFEVAAKGSTTRIKKDTRIGEIQPMVDVEIDTESTVDPLMMASEEAYEGEVIEEEIIMPEPMILKVEEDEQEPVTDPVETAIQTSNHPAKRGRPKSDPPTEPPTQKLKFRDVLSRKCYICNTLLETHEDMAAHLTTDHTDRSTFHCTDCNQSFKVVTAFNRHLGFHDQEHRPLKCHFCPMGFKDAYSLQRHENRHHGTNHQIKKKQPPQERNFHCASCEKTFRTNYDLVDHDRFVHQKLPGATCKLCGKHFRNRASLRKHHLVHTGDKPYDCEHCEAAFKSTWHLINHVARFHGGPQGEKATGEDPQQEEEDTL, from the exons ATGCCATCCTGTGCCGTCCCGACCTGTGCCGGCGCGGACAGCCGGCTGGTTCCGTTCCCGCAGCACAGCACGCTCAAAATCCGATGGATACGAGCGATTGTCGCCGGTACCGGGCTGGATCTTCCGGCGCGCCACCTGGGCAGGGTATGCTCGTGGCACTTTTCCGACAAATCTTCTGGGTACGCGGAACCGGTCCGATTTCAGCACCA AAGTGGGACGATTGTCACCGTGTCGAGTTGCCGGTTCTGCCAGCGATTCGATGACCACGCCGAAATGGTGCCGAGGGATCGTCTGTTGAAGAACGAAGACTTGGCGTTTGTAGTGCGGGAGGTCTTAAAGGTGTCGTTCTCTGATGATGACTTGCTGGTGGACATTTGTAAGCGGTGCAACGCACGGTTGAACTCGTTGGCGCAATGGATCGACGAGTGCGGGAAGAAAGAGACCGAATACCGGGCGTTCGAGGTGGCGGCCAAAGGGAGTACGACTAGGATTAAGAAAGACACCAGGATTGGTGAGATTCAGCCAATGGTGGACGTCGAGATAGATACGGAGTCGACAGTGGATCCACTGATGATGGCTTCTGAGGAAGCTTACGAGGGTGAAGTAATAGAGGAAGAAATCATCATGCCAGAACCTATGATATTAAAGGTTGAAGAAGATGAACAGGAACCAGTTACTGATCCAGTCGAAACTGCAATCCAAACGTCCAACCATCCCGCCAAACGAGGTCGTCCCAAAAGCGATCCACCCACGGAACCTCCCACCCAGAAGCTCAAATTCCGCGACGTCCTCAGCCGCAAGTGCTACATCTGCAACACGCTGCTCGAAACACACGAGGACATGGCCGCACACCTAACCACCGACCACACGGATCGTTCCACCTTTCACTGCACCGACTGTAATCAATCCTTCAAGGTGGTCACCGCCTTCAATCGACACCTCGGTTTCCACGACCAGGAGCATCGCCCGCTAAAGTGCCATTTCTGCCCGATGGGCTTCAAGGACGCGTACAGCTTGCAACGGCACGAAAACCGCCACCACGGAACCAACCACCAAATCAAGAAGAAACAACCGCCTCAGGAAAGGAACTTCCACTGTGCGTCCTGTGAGAAAACGTTCCGCACGAATTACGACCTCGTGGACCACGACCGGTTCGTGCACCAGAAGCTTCCCGGAGCGACCTGCAAGCTGTGTGGGAAGCACTTCCGCAATCGGGCCTCCCTCAGGAAGCATCACCTGGTGCACACCGGGGACAAACCGTACGACTGTGAGCACTGCGAGGCCGCGTTCAAGAGCACGTGGCATCTGATTAACCACGTGGCGAGGTTTCATGGAGGGCCGCAGGGTGAGAAGGCGACCGGGGAGGATCCGCAACAAGAGGAAGAGGATACTTTGTGA